A single genomic interval of Zobellia nedashkovskayae harbors:
- a CDS encoding helix-turn-helix domain-containing protein, with protein sequence MFPTESYQILDKSKVYFERKKDTSAAVKCLLAMAEIEKRKGKFSKSFDHLWQAKYLSDQAHNKAQKVQIRISLARLYDEFNMNEQSVFYLTEALEISKKLYAQDSTQIDNLISSYMYMAVRQRKMGNHQEALQYLDSCFVTPSVALEKSIEMPFWDAEKGKIMQELHQYKKANTFLHLSRNNTLGKKASYRPNISLYLGDLKKDLGQKDSALFFYNESLALSQDQGFRNDLETEVLRKISEVYSANGDTKLAYDYLVKSTNTADQVLHNKNQTNSELFQIKDSYLKSISEKNAQLEQKTRTIEKSNTIQFRLKIILFLLVLLGLVLGVVFQMRLKLKKTLLHKKEAELKTKFIEERSNNEIELKSKELTSYAIQLIDKDTAIDELLNLLKTEFSPHYKSLFSKYKKGSKDLWNEFNLQFTQVNSAFYDKLKELHPKLSSTEQKHCALIKLNLSTKEMARILNIEPHSVHVSRSRIRKKMGLKRSENLESYIADI encoded by the coding sequence TTGTTTCCTACCGAATCCTATCAAATTCTTGATAAATCTAAAGTCTATTTTGAAAGAAAAAAAGATACAAGTGCAGCGGTAAAATGTCTTTTGGCTATGGCCGAAATTGAAAAAAGAAAAGGAAAATTTAGTAAGTCTTTTGACCACCTTTGGCAAGCTAAATATTTAAGTGACCAAGCTCATAATAAAGCTCAAAAAGTTCAAATACGAATTAGTCTGGCTCGTCTTTACGATGAATTTAATATGAACGAGCAATCTGTTTTCTATCTAACGGAAGCCTTGGAAATTTCAAAAAAATTATACGCTCAAGATTCTACGCAAATAGATAATCTTATTTCTAGCTATATGTATATGGCCGTACGGCAAAGAAAAATGGGGAACCACCAAGAAGCGCTGCAGTATTTAGATTCTTGTTTTGTTACTCCTTCCGTTGCCCTAGAAAAAAGTATAGAAATGCCTTTTTGGGATGCTGAAAAGGGTAAAATTATGCAAGAACTACATCAGTATAAAAAAGCAAATACCTTTTTACATTTATCTCGCAACAATACGTTAGGAAAAAAAGCAAGTTACAGGCCCAACATCTCTTTGTATTTAGGCGATTTAAAAAAAGACCTTGGCCAAAAAGATAGTGCCCTATTCTTTTACAATGAGAGTTTAGCTCTGAGCCAAGATCAAGGATTCAGGAACGATTTGGAAACAGAAGTTTTGCGAAAAATATCTGAAGTATATTCTGCAAACGGAGATACCAAACTTGCCTATGACTACCTTGTTAAGTCAACAAATACCGCTGACCAGGTCCTACATAATAAGAACCAAACTAACAGCGAGCTTTTTCAAATAAAGGATTCTTATTTAAAATCTATTTCAGAGAAAAATGCGCAATTAGAACAAAAAACACGGACTATTGAAAAGAGTAATACCATTCAGTTTAGGCTTAAAATTATTCTCTTTTTACTAGTTCTATTAGGTCTTGTTTTAGGTGTTGTTTTTCAGATGCGCCTAAAGCTCAAAAAGACCCTTCTACATAAAAAAGAAGCTGAACTCAAAACGAAATTTATAGAAGAGCGTAGCAATAATGAAATAGAATTAAAGAGCAAGGAGCTCACTTCTTATGCAATACAATTAATAGACAAGGATACTGCTATAGATGAACTTTTGAACCTACTAAAAACAGAATTCTCCCCTCATTACAAATCCCTTTTTAGTAAATATAAAAAGGGGTCTAAAGACCTATGGAATGAATTTAACCTTCAGTTCACCCAAGTCAATTCAGCATTTTATGATAAACTAAAAGAACTACATCCTAAACTTAGCTCAACAGAACAGAAACACTGTGCCCTCATAAAACTGAATTTAAGTACAAAAGAAATGGCTAGAATCCTGAATATAGAACCCCACAGTGTTCATGTCTCACGTTCTAGAATACGTAAGAAAATGGGGTTGAAACGTTCGGAGAATTTGGAAAGTTATATTGCTGATATTTAG
- a CDS encoding M90 family metallopeptidase, which translates to MSTNFFVVLPLFLVITLIIWRIWFYKKTVNLNNFNSAWRNILNKEVSFYTDLSPKDRFRFEEEILYFFDDVTITGVEIEINDTDRLLVAASAVIPLFGFPELRYRNINEVLLYKGSFNDEHQTEGEGRNILGKVGSGGMNRLMILSLPALHAGFANENSTTNVGIHEFVHLIDKADGAIDGIPESLMQKQYVAPWLKLMHKEIDDIRKNKSDINPYGATSEVEFLSVASEYFFNNPEAFQKKHPELYELMKKMYRHSF; encoded by the coding sequence ATGTCTACTAATTTCTTTGTCGTTCTGCCCCTTTTTCTTGTAATCACACTTATCATCTGGCGGATTTGGTTCTATAAGAAAACGGTTAATTTGAACAATTTTAATTCAGCTTGGCGCAATATCCTTAACAAAGAAGTATCATTTTATACAGATTTATCTCCCAAAGATAGGTTCCGTTTTGAAGAAGAAATTTTATACTTTTTTGATGATGTAACTATTACGGGTGTAGAAATTGAAATTAATGATACCGATCGTTTGTTAGTAGCTGCAAGTGCTGTAATACCGTTGTTTGGATTTCCAGAATTACGCTACCGGAATATTAACGAAGTTTTGCTATATAAAGGAAGTTTTAATGATGAACACCAAACTGAGGGTGAAGGGCGTAATATTTTAGGAAAAGTAGGTTCGGGCGGTATGAACCGTTTGATGATTTTGTCTTTGCCCGCGTTGCATGCTGGATTTGCAAATGAAAATTCTACCACTAATGTGGGTATTCATGAATTTGTTCACTTAATAGATAAGGCCGATGGCGCAATTGATGGTATTCCCGAAAGTCTAATGCAAAAGCAATATGTTGCCCCTTGGCTAAAATTGATGCATAAGGAAATAGATGATATTAGGAAAAATAAGTCTGACATTAACCCTTACGGTGCTACTAGCGAGGTAGAATTTCTAAGCGTTGCCAGCGAATATTTCTTCAATAATCCAGAGGCATTTCAGAAAAAGCACCCTGAACTTTATGAATTAATGAAGAAAATGTACCGTCATTCTTTCTAA
- a CDS encoding cation:proton antiporter has product MDLFTIISIFMVLVSIFAYINSLFLKLQTTIGTMIISIVFSLGILGLSKLFPELIKFEKDIVGTIDFKNLLMEGLLSFMLFAGAVHVNITELKSQRWKIVAFSSLGVVISTFLIGGIFFLVLQQIGMPLPLVHCLLFGALISPTDPIAVMGVLKKIGIKKSMETTIVGESLFNDGVGVVVFLTLLQFANAGNLDGIDPLGIAENFLVEIGGGLLFGYILGRIAHRAISKINSYETEVLITLGMVMGGYALAGKIGVSGPISMVVAGLFIGNKTYRQEKKENTVDYVDKFWELIDILSNAILFVLIGLEIVLIPFSQQIIIVGVLAAFVVILSRFLSVGMLIVVLQKWLHFDSKTSLIMTWGGLRGGISIAMALSLPQTVSWDYIVPITYLVVIFSIIVQGLTLEKVILRLTK; this is encoded by the coding sequence ATGGATTTATTTACGATTATTAGTATTTTCATGGTGCTGGTGTCCATTTTCGCGTACATCAATTCTCTGTTCTTAAAATTACAGACTACTATAGGCACCATGATTATTTCCATTGTTTTTTCGTTGGGGATACTCGGTTTATCCAAACTCTTTCCTGAGCTGATAAAATTTGAAAAGGATATTGTAGGCACAATCGATTTCAAAAATTTATTGATGGAGGGCTTATTAAGCTTTATGCTTTTCGCGGGAGCGGTGCACGTAAATATCACTGAACTGAAATCACAAAGATGGAAAATCGTAGCTTTTTCCAGTTTAGGCGTGGTGATTTCTACTTTTTTAATAGGAGGCATTTTTTTCTTGGTTTTGCAACAAATAGGTATGCCTTTACCTCTAGTTCATTGTTTATTGTTCGGTGCCCTGATTTCTCCAACAGACCCTATAGCGGTTATGGGTGTATTAAAGAAAATTGGCATAAAAAAATCTATGGAAACTACTATCGTAGGCGAAAGTCTTTTTAATGATGGCGTAGGAGTGGTGGTATTTCTAACCTTATTACAATTTGCCAACGCCGGTAATTTGGACGGTATTGATCCGTTGGGTATTGCAGAAAATTTTTTAGTAGAAATTGGAGGAGGCTTACTTTTTGGATATATTCTAGGACGGATTGCACATAGGGCAATTTCAAAAATCAATTCGTATGAAACGGAAGTGCTCATAACTTTAGGTATGGTAATGGGCGGTTATGCATTGGCTGGCAAGATTGGTGTTTCGGGACCGATTAGTATGGTTGTTGCCGGGCTTTTTATTGGGAACAAAACCTATCGTCAAGAGAAAAAAGAAAATACGGTAGATTATGTGGATAAATTCTGGGAGTTGATAGATATCCTGTCCAACGCTATTTTGTTTGTGTTGATAGGCTTGGAAATAGTACTGATCCCGTTTTCGCAGCAAATTATTATCGTTGGTGTTTTAGCTGCTTTTGTGGTAATATTATCTCGTTTTCTATCTGTAGGAATGTTGATAGTTGTATTGCAAAAATGGCTGCATTTTGACTCAAAAACATCTTTGATAATGACCTGGGGAGGCTTAAGAGGAGGCATTTCCATAGCAATGGCACTTTCCTTGCCACAGACTGTTTCATGGGATTATATCGTGCCTATAACTTACTTAGTGGTAATTTTTTCTATAATTGTACAAGGTTTAACGCTAGAAAAAGTTATTCTTCGTTTAACAAAATAA
- a CDS encoding lipid-binding SYLF domain-containing protein, which produces MKLITIVLALSMTFVVSAQTRKDKKIIKDAAKAKKELVKTDANINTFFENSAGYVIFPNVGEGGFLVGAASGNGVLYQEGTAQGMANLKKLDVGFQAGGQSVIEVIFFESEDDVMEFEEDNFEFSAQISAVALKSGVAANAKYKDGVAVFTLPKSGLMAKATVGGQKFKYSSF; this is translated from the coding sequence ATGAAACTAATTACAATAGTACTTGCATTGAGCATGACGTTTGTTGTGTCTGCACAGACAAGAAAGGATAAAAAAATTATTAAAGATGCCGCTAAGGCAAAAAAGGAATTAGTAAAGACCGATGCCAATATTAATACGTTTTTTGAAAACTCTGCCGGTTATGTCATATTTCCAAATGTTGGTGAAGGTGGTTTTTTAGTTGGCGCAGCATCGGGTAACGGCGTGCTCTATCAAGAAGGCACTGCACAAGGTATGGCTAATCTTAAAAAACTAGATGTGGGTTTCCAAGCTGGTGGTCAATCTGTTATTGAAGTCATTTTCTTTGAAAGTGAAGATGATGTAATGGAATTTGAAGAAGATAATTTTGAATTTTCGGCTCAAATTTCTGCTGTGGCCCTTAAATCCGGAGTGGCTGCGAATGCTAAATATAAGGATGGTGTTGCGGTTTTTACCCTACCTAAATCAGGACTTATGGCAAAGGCTACCGTAGGTGGGCAAAAATTTAAGTACAGTTCTTTTTAG
- a CDS encoding universal stress protein → MKRICIALDYNPSAEKVAKTGYAYAKALDAEIFLVHVISDASYYAIDYSPFLGYESPFNTGSMKLVQELMQGANNFLTDSAAHLGGGRIKTAVLEGEADEAILEYVNENKMDLLVIGTHSHSSFENVLMGNTAVKIVKHTKTPLLVVPTKVE, encoded by the coding sequence ATGAAAAGGATATGTATTGCATTGGATTATAATCCATCAGCAGAAAAAGTAGCAAAAACAGGGTATGCTTATGCCAAGGCCTTGGATGCAGAGATTTTTTTGGTCCATGTCATTTCTGATGCTTCCTATTATGCCATTGACTATTCTCCGTTTTTGGGTTATGAAAGTCCCTTTAACACAGGCTCTATGAAATTGGTACAAGAACTGATGCAGGGAGCCAATAACTTTCTTACAGATTCAGCGGCACATTTAGGTGGAGGAAGAATAAAGACAGCTGTTTTGGAAGGCGAAGCTGACGAGGCTATTTTAGAGTATGTAAATGAGAATAAGATGGATTTATTAGTAATTGGTACACACAGCCATAGCTCTTTTGAAAATGTGCTGATGGGTAACACCGCTGTAAAAATTGTAAAGCATACGAAAACACCTTTGTTGGTAGTGCCAACCAAAGTTGAATAA
- a CDS encoding arsenate reductase family protein — MPELATSEYEIVLYYNPSRASAEKTLAYAIGEGLPVRDVDILKNIFTGTQLEELAERLSVPLEGLVNKDYPDFPSEFNDANLSDNDWIKLLRKSPEFIKEPIAIRGHKSIFVETPSDLSRL, encoded by the coding sequence ATGCCAGAATTAGCCACATCAGAATATGAAATTGTTTTGTATTACAATCCTAGCAGAGCGTCTGCAGAAAAAACATTGGCGTATGCAATAGGAGAGGGACTACCAGTACGGGACGTAGATATTCTTAAAAATATATTTACCGGAACCCAATTGGAAGAATTAGCCGAGCGTCTGTCTGTACCTCTAGAAGGATTGGTTAATAAAGATTATCCTGACTTTCCGTCTGAGTTCAATGATGCGAACCTGTCGGATAATGATTGGATCAAGCTGCTGCGTAAGAGTCCGGAATTCATTAAAGAACCAATTGCTATTCGTGGTCATAAAAGCATATTTGTAGAGACCCCTAGCGATTTATCACGATTATAA
- a CDS encoding pyridoxal-phosphate-dependent aminotransferase family protein, with the protein MKSRKLLMIPGPIEFEPEVLRAMGMATTSHVAPNFIEIFGKSLEMMREVWLAPNGQPFIVAGTGTLAMDMAAANLIEKGDNALVISTGYFGERFKDILDRYGANTTILEAPVGEVVSLEAIENELRSKSYKVLTMTHVDTSTGVLVDPEPIAQLAKKYDVLSILDGVCSVAGEEVKQEEWSIDVVLTGSQKAIGVPPGLALLVASPKAMEIWENRKTPVSSYYSDWNNWLPIMKAYEERRPSYFGTPAVNLIVALETSLKTICAEKIANRVERNKNLAEAFRAGIKALNLETLPKTEKITANTLTAIYYPKGIDGAELRLKIANYDVIIAGGLLTEMKTSYFRIGHMGSVSSSDLVTVLSALEMALLELGHSFESGKGLQAFQDTLLESKRIALVI; encoded by the coding sequence ATGAAAAGTAGAAAATTATTAATGATTCCTGGCCCAATAGAATTTGAGCCAGAAGTTTTACGTGCCATGGGTATGGCAACTACCAGTCATGTAGCACCAAATTTTATTGAAATTTTTGGAAAAAGCCTAGAGATGATGAGAGAGGTTTGGTTGGCACCAAACGGACAGCCTTTTATAGTTGCCGGAACAGGAACATTAGCTATGGATATGGCTGCGGCCAATCTTATAGAAAAGGGAGATAATGCCCTTGTAATTTCTACCGGATACTTCGGAGAAAGGTTTAAGGATATTTTAGATAGATATGGAGCAAATACAACAATATTGGAAGCTCCCGTTGGTGAAGTTGTATCTCTTGAGGCTATTGAGAATGAGCTGAGGTCTAAATCATACAAAGTCTTAACCATGACTCATGTAGACACCTCTACTGGAGTTCTTGTTGACCCCGAACCTATAGCTCAATTAGCCAAAAAATATGATGTTTTAAGTATTCTAGACGGTGTTTGTTCTGTTGCGGGTGAAGAAGTTAAACAAGAAGAATGGAGTATTGATGTTGTTCTGACTGGTTCTCAAAAAGCAATAGGCGTACCTCCTGGTCTAGCACTTTTAGTAGCCTCCCCAAAAGCAATGGAGATTTGGGAAAATAGAAAAACACCCGTATCTAGCTACTATTCTGACTGGAACAATTGGTTACCGATTATGAAAGCTTATGAAGAAAGACGCCCTTCTTATTTTGGAACACCTGCCGTTAATTTAATCGTAGCCTTAGAAACCAGTTTAAAAACCATATGTGCAGAGAAGATAGCCAACAGGGTGGAAAGGAATAAAAATTTAGCAGAAGCCTTTAGAGCAGGAATTAAAGCACTTAATTTAGAGACATTACCTAAAACAGAAAAAATTACGGCCAATACATTAACAGCTATATATTATCCCAAAGGTATTGATGGGGCGGAATTACGCTTAAAAATCGCTAATTATGATGTTATTATTGCTGGAGGATTACTTACGGAAATGAAAACCTCCTATTTTAGAATAGGTCATATGGGCTCCGTATCTTCTAGTGATTTAGTAACCGTTTTGAGTGCCTTGGAAATGGCGTTATTAGAATTAGGCCATTCTTTTGAGTCTGGAAAAGGCCTGCAAGCTTTTCAAGATACATTGTTAGAATCTAAGCGAATAGCCTTAGTTATTTAA
- the rraA gene encoding ribonuclease E activity regulator RraA encodes MFTTADLWDENIGIFECATPLFKSFGNKKTFSGKISTLKLFEDNSLVRKKLETKGGGKVLVIDGGGSLRCALVGDQLAALALKNNWSGIIVNGCIRDSELINTMDVGVRALNTCPVKSVKRNMGENDIPVNFGGVTFVPDHYVYVDTDGILLSEQAVL; translated from the coding sequence ATGTTTACTACAGCAGATCTTTGGGACGAAAACATCGGAATTTTTGAATGTGCGACCCCTCTTTTTAAATCTTTTGGAAACAAGAAGACCTTCTCGGGAAAAATATCGACCTTAAAATTATTTGAAGATAATTCTTTGGTGCGCAAAAAATTAGAAACAAAAGGTGGAGGAAAAGTTTTGGTTATAGATGGTGGAGGTTCCTTGCGTTGTGCCTTAGTCGGGGACCAACTTGCCGCATTGGCTTTAAAGAATAATTGGTCCGGAATTATTGTTAACGGTTGTATTCGTGATAGTGAATTAATTAATACGATGGATGTGGGTGTAAGGGCTCTAAATACATGCCCCGTTAAGAGTGTTAAACGTAATATGGGGGAGAATGATATTCCTGTAAATTTTGGTGGGGTTACATTTGTTCCCGATCATTACGTGTACGTAGATACGGATGGTATACTATTGAGCGAACAAGCCGTTTTATAA
- a CDS encoding isocitrate lyase, with translation MTNYNSALDVVRNLKAKHGNTWAAINPENSARMAIQNRFKTGLDIAKYTASIMRKDMADYDANPMNYTRSLGCWHGFVAQQKMIAVKKHHGTTDKSYLYLSGWMVAALRSEFGPLPDQSMHEKTSVPKLIEEIYQFLRQADAVELNDLFHRLDAGEDVQNEIDNFETHIVPIIADIDAGFGNEEATYLLAKKMIEAGACALQIENQVSDAKQCGHQDGKVTVPHEDFIAKLNALRYAFLELGVDEGVIVARTDSEGAGLTQKLPVSQEKGDLASKYIDFIEAEEISMEDVKENDVLIKRDGKLVRPVRMPNGLYKFKANSNIDRVVLDCITSLQNGADLLWIETPTPHVGQIANMVNRVKEEVPNAKLVYNNSPSFNWTLNFRQQAYDLMKEAGDNILGYDRAELMDAKYDKTELSERADEMIRTFQEDAALHAGVFHHLITLPTYHTTALQMNNLVEGYFGDMGMLAYVDNVQRQEIRKGVSCVKHQRMAGSDLGDDHKTFFAGDKALKAGGEKNTSNQFSIDKKEKREAVLSR, from the coding sequence ATGACAAATTATAATTCAGCTCTTGATGTTGTACGTAACTTAAAAGCTAAACACGGAAATACTTGGGCAGCCATAAACCCAGAGAATTCGGCTAGAATGGCTATTCAGAACAGATTTAAAACAGGATTGGATATTGCTAAATACACGGCGTCCATTATGCGTAAAGACATGGCAGATTATGATGCAAACCCTATGAACTATACCCGGTCCTTAGGTTGCTGGCACGGTTTTGTGGCGCAGCAAAAAATGATAGCGGTAAAAAAGCACCACGGTACTACAGATAAATCATATTTATATCTTTCTGGTTGGATGGTAGCGGCATTGCGTTCAGAGTTTGGTCCTTTGCCCGATCAGTCCATGCACGAAAAAACCTCGGTGCCTAAATTAATTGAAGAAATCTATCAATTTTTAAGACAAGCAGATGCTGTTGAATTAAATGACTTATTTCACCGTCTGGATGCAGGAGAGGATGTACAGAATGAGATTGATAATTTTGAAACGCATATAGTTCCTATTATAGCAGATATTGATGCGGGATTCGGTAATGAGGAGGCCACTTATTTATTGGCAAAGAAAATGATTGAAGCGGGTGCTTGTGCGCTTCAGATTGAAAATCAGGTGTCAGATGCCAAACAATGTGGTCATCAAGATGGTAAGGTAACCGTACCGCATGAAGATTTTATAGCAAAACTAAATGCTTTACGTTATGCGTTTTTAGAGTTAGGTGTAGATGAAGGTGTAATCGTAGCTCGTACAGATTCCGAAGGTGCCGGCTTAACTCAGAAACTTCCTGTTTCTCAGGAAAAAGGAGATTTAGCTTCTAAGTATATCGATTTTATAGAAGCAGAAGAAATCTCTATGGAAGATGTAAAAGAGAACGACGTATTGATAAAGCGGGATGGTAAATTGGTTCGTCCCGTTCGTATGCCTAACGGACTCTACAAGTTTAAAGCAAACTCTAATATAGATAGAGTTGTACTTGATTGCATAACCAGTCTGCAGAATGGAGCGGATTTACTTTGGATAGAAACACCAACACCACATGTAGGCCAGATTGCAAATATGGTGAACAGAGTAAAAGAGGAAGTACCTAATGCGAAGTTGGTATATAATAATTCACCATCTTTCAATTGGACGCTTAATTTTAGACAACAGGCATATGACCTTATGAAAGAAGCTGGTGACAATATATTGGGGTATGATAGGGCAGAGCTGATGGATGCTAAATATGATAAAACAGAACTGTCTGAACGTGCAGATGAAATGATCAGAACGTTTCAAGAAGATGCCGCTTTACATGCAGGTGTTTTTCATCACCTAATTACTTTGCCAACATATCATACAACAGCATTACAAATGAACAATCTTGTCGAAGGCTATTTTGGTGATATGGGAATGTTGGCCTATGTAGATAATGTTCAGCGCCAAGAAATACGTAAAGGAGTGTCTTGTGTAAAACACCAACGTATGGCCGGTTCTGATTTGGGTGACGATCACAAAACCTTCTTCGCTGGTGATAAAGCCTTAAAAGCAGGTGGCGAAAAGAACACGAGTAATCAGTTTTCTATTGATAAAAAGGAGAAGCGAGAAGCTGTTTTATCTAGATAG
- the aceB gene encoding malate synthase A, with protein sequence MENRTTTFTKWQFNAEVKNYYPQVLTEEAMAFLTALHERFDNERLSLLERRKAEQAFFDKGKFPEFPVETKSIRASDWTASSIPHDLQDRRVEITGPVDRKMVINALNSGAKTFMADFEDSNSPTWSNCVEGQQNLIDANKKTIDFYNRQKDKSYTLNTETAVLLVRPRGLHLNERHIHIKENEISASLFDFGLYVFHNTKTMMANNTAPYFYLPKLEHYLEARWWNEVFEFAQEYLSVPKGTFKTTVLVETITASHQLDEIIYELKDHIVGLNCGRWDYIFSFIKKFRNHPNFLVPNRDQVTMTSPFMDAYSKLVIQRCHKRGILAIGGMAAQIPIKNNPNANSAALEKVRLDKEREVQNGHDGTWVAHPDLVEVAMNEFNKHMPTPNQLHVTRNDISITAADLVELPIGTVTEEGVRKNINVGTLYLEAWLRGNGAVALYNLMEDAATAEISRTQIWHWLNKEAVLEDGRKFDNALFNTIFDEEVEKILTEVGPSKIKETQFKRAFKLFQELILADDFEEFLTIPAYKYI encoded by the coding sequence ATGGAAAATAGAACAACAACATTTACCAAATGGCAGTTTAATGCGGAAGTAAAAAATTACTATCCTCAGGTATTGACCGAAGAAGCTATGGCTTTTTTAACGGCCCTCCATGAGCGTTTTGATAATGAAAGATTATCACTTTTGGAGAGGAGAAAGGCAGAACAAGCTTTTTTTGATAAGGGAAAGTTTCCTGAATTTCCTGTTGAAACCAAAAGTATTAGAGCATCTGATTGGACAGCCTCGTCCATCCCGCATGATTTACAAGATCGTCGTGTAGAAATAACCGGTCCTGTAGATCGTAAGATGGTAATCAATGCCCTAAACTCAGGCGCTAAAACCTTTATGGCAGATTTTGAAGATAGTAATTCGCCTACTTGGTCTAATTGTGTAGAGGGGCAGCAGAACTTAATTGATGCCAACAAAAAAACAATTGATTTTTACAATCGGCAAAAAGACAAGTCTTACACTTTAAATACGGAAACAGCTGTTTTATTGGTGCGCCCAAGAGGTCTCCATTTAAACGAACGCCATATTCATATTAAAGAAAATGAAATATCTGCCAGTTTGTTTGACTTTGGACTTTATGTATTTCACAATACTAAAACTATGATGGCAAATAATACGGCCCCATATTTTTACCTTCCAAAGTTGGAACACTATTTAGAAGCACGCTGGTGGAACGAGGTTTTTGAATTTGCCCAAGAATACCTTAGTGTACCAAAAGGGACTTTCAAAACTACTGTATTGGTTGAAACCATTACTGCAAGCCATCAACTAGATGAGATTATATACGAACTTAAAGACCATATCGTTGGTTTAAACTGTGGCCGTTGGGATTATATTTTCTCTTTTATCAAAAAATTCAGAAATCACCCTAACTTTTTGGTCCCCAATCGTGATCAAGTAACTATGACGTCTCCTTTTATGGATGCCTATTCAAAATTGGTAATTCAGCGCTGTCATAAAAGAGGGATTCTTGCGATAGGAGGTATGGCAGCCCAAATTCCAATTAAGAATAATCCGAATGCTAATTCAGCTGCTTTAGAAAAAGTTCGGTTAGATAAAGAGCGAGAGGTCCAAAATGGACATGACGGTACCTGGGTAGCACATCCTGATTTAGTAGAGGTGGCTATGAACGAGTTCAATAAGCACATGCCAACCCCAAATCAATTGCATGTTACACGTAATGATATATCCATTACCGCTGCAGATTTGGTAGAACTTCCCATAGGTACGGTTACTGAAGAGGGCGTACGTAAAAACATCAATGTAGGAACCTTGTATTTAGAAGCTTGGCTTAGAGGTAATGGAGCTGTAGCGTTATACAACTTAATGGAGGATGCCGCGACAGCAGAAATTTCAAGAACACAGATTTGGCATTGGTTAAATAAAGAGGCTGTTCTTGAAGACGGTAGAAAATTTGATAATGCCCTTTTCAATACCATTTTTGATGAAGAAGTCGAAAAAATACTTACAGAAGTGGGGCCTTCTAAAATAAAGGAAACTCAGTTTAAAAGGGCTTTTAAACTATTTCAAGAATTGATTTTAGCCGATGATTTTGAAGAGTTCTTGACGATACCGGCATATAAGTATATCTAA